One Acropora palmata chromosome 2, jaAcrPala1.3, whole genome shotgun sequence genomic window carries:
- the LOC141864258 gene encoding uncharacterized protein LOC141864258 isoform X1, whose protein sequence is MAKSFDMDEEEIDFRVEAEAVMKDIGFTVKSINISSKLPASRECVYLNVLTKESKCLCVELSVLGFLVREGVQISGHTDADADQSGPDFFRFRFNRYRLKRNRQRVKLLHRANYRHHQFLTYICQRLSKDCNRQSRYVTDKNYVGQRLCQQKRSVND, encoded by the exons ATGGCAAAATCCTTTGACATGGACGAGGAGGAAATCGACTTCAGAGTGGAGGCTGAGGCGGTCATGAAAGACATCGGGTTTACAGTGAAATCAATCAATATTTCAAGCAAACTTCCTGCCTCTAGAGAGTGTGTTTACCTGAATGTTCTGACCAAGGAAAGCAAATGTCTTTGTGTCGAGCTTAGCGTGCTAGGATTTCTG GTAAGGGAAGGCGTCCAAATATCGGGTCACACCGATGCCGATGCCGATCAATCGGGTCCCGATTTTTTCCGATTCCGTTTCAATCGGTACCGATTGAAACGGAATCGGCAACGGGTCAAACTTCTTCATCGGGCCAATTACAGACATCATCAATTCTTGACTTATATCTGTCAGCGTTTATCAAAGGATTGTAATCGTCAGTCACGCTACGTTACTGACAAAAATTATGTTGGGCAACGTTTATGTCAACAAAAGCGAAGCGTGAATGATTGA
- the LOC141873730 gene encoding ceramide synthase 1-like — translation MAVGFFEAFVKIWQNCWVEWEKNGPTKTFLTDFMNEVSIYGFISTKDVLLTLSLGVFFTILRYLLTVAVFKSFFSWCRLLEKEQKKAPESAFKFLYYSMAYGYTCYILFNGKYSFFQEPKHCWIGWYKGMPVAQDIYVVYVVQAGFYLHSIYATVFMDQWRRDFILMILHHILTFALLTFSFAIRYHRIGLLVLFLHDVCDVFLELAKLFVAFKTRGGKYCIVSDVLAGINFCIFTLSWFYCRLYLYPIKVLYSCGSVEARDVLPTAPFYFFFNTMLWCLLVMNVWWFQYILLLLIRIVLGNSGLEDTREIKKPEMTNGEVFENGDVSTVNHGMYNSKDDRKKIDQNFGGLIEKDRKEQFRRRQPLTKPASP, via the exons ATGGCGGTTGGGTTCTTTGAGGCTTTCGTTAAAATATGGCAGAATTGCTGGGTTGAATGGGAGAAAAATGGTCCAACAAAGACATTTCTGACAGACTTCATGAATGAGGTTTCCATCTACGGCTTCATTTCAACAAAGGATGTCCTTCTTACCCTTTCTCTAGGGGTATTTTTCACCATCTTGCGGTATTTATTGACAGTAGCTGTGTTCAAG TCTTTCTTCAGTTGGTGTAGGCTTCTTGAGAAAGAACAGAAGAAAGCTCCGGAAAGTGCCTTCAAGTTTTTATACTACTCCATGGCATATGGCTATACTTGCTATATTTTATTCAATGGAAAATATAGCTTTTTTCAAGAGCCAAAACATTGTTGGATAG GGTGGTACAAAGGCATGCCAGTTGCACAAGATATTTATGTCGTATATGTGGTACAAGCAGGATTTTATCTCCATTCCATTTATGCCACTGTGTTTATGGATCAATGGAGAAGGGATTTCATTCTAATGATTTTACACCACATTCTCACTTTTGCACTCCTTACATTCTCATTTGCCATCAG ataTCACAGAATTGGCTTGTTGGTATTATTTCTTCACGATGTCTGTGATGTTTTTCTGGAGTTGGCTAAACTTTTTGTGGCTTTCAAGACACGAGGTGGAAAGTACTGTATTGTATCAGACGTTCTTGctggaattaatttttgtatttttacatTATCTTG GTTCTATTGTCGACTTTACCTTTACCCAATAAAAGTGCTGTACAGTTGTGGAAGTGTTGAGGCTCGTGATGTTTTGCCAACAGCTCCCTTCTACTTCTTCTTCAATACCATGCTGTGGTGTTTACTTGTCATGAATGTTTGGTGGTTTCAATACATACTTTTGCTCCTCATACGTATTGTCCTTGGAAATAGTGGCTTAGAAGACACACGTGAAATTAAAAAGCCTGAAATGACCAATGGAGAAGTCTTTGAAAATGGGGATGTCTCAACTGTAAATCATG GTATGTACAATAGCAAGGATgacaggaaaaaaatagatCAAAACTTTGGTGGCTTAATAGAGAAAGACAGGAAAGAACAATTCCGGCGCCGGCAACCACTGACCAAACCAGCAAGCCCATAA
- the LOC141864223 gene encoding sulfide:quinone oxidoreductase, mitochondrial-like, giving the protein MMAVRSLNGFYKLGARAFSTSFARKAKQNFQFVVVGGGSGGMAISSTLCRKYPHSTAIIEPSENHYYQPLWTLVGGGIEHLDQSVRPTSSLISSDCTWFKTKVVEFNPEKNIIVTADGNEIGYEFLIVAVGLQLRYDKVAGLQQAFGTPGVGCNYSHQTVNDTWKAIQNFQGGNAIFTLPNTPIKCLGAPQKIMYLAEAHFRDHGVRDKTKVMFNSALDKIFGVQKYADSLKSIIKKRDIQLNFKRNLIEIKPETKEAIFEVLDGSQTEKKLETYQYDMIHVTPPMGPPDCLLGSPISDGNGFVDVDKITMRHKKYPNIFALGDCANSPNGKTAAAVAGQSGVIKENLFALLDGKPMPAQYDGYTSCPLVTGHSKLILAEFDYNGNPLETFPFDQGKERYTMYYMKKDILPEVYWNGLVKGLWPGVTSLRKTLHLGLKD; this is encoded by the exons ATGATGGCAGTGAGATCTCTGAATGGATTCTACAAACTAGGCGCCAGAGCTTTCAGCACGTCATTTGCAAggaaagcaaagcaaaattttcaatttgtcgTTGTTGGAGGTGGATCAGGGGGTATGGCGATTTCGTCCACATTATGTCGGAAATATCCCCATTCCACTGCCATTATCGAACCCTCAGAG AATCATTACTATCAACCACTGTGGACTTTGGTGGGGGGTGGTATTGAGCACCTGGACCAATCTGTGCGACCAACTAGCAGCTTAATATCGTCAGACTGTACTTGGTTTAAAACTAAAGTGGTAGAATTCAACCCTGAAAAGAATATCATTGTCACAGCCGATGGAAATGAG ATTGGTTACGAATTCCTGATAGTTGCAGTTGGCCTTCAGCTGAGATATGATAAG GTTGCTGGTCTTCAGCAGGCATTTGGGACACCAGGCGTTGGGTGTAATTACTCTCATCAGACTGTTAACGACACATGGAAAGCTATACAGAATTTCCAGGGTGGAAATGCAATATTTACTCTGCCTAACACACCTATCAAGTGTTTGGGTGCTCCACAGAAAATCATGTACTTGGCTGAGGCCCACTTCAGAGAT CATGGTGTCCGTGACAAAACCAAGGTCATGTTTAACTCAGCTTTGGACAAAATCTTTGGTGTACAGAAGTATGCAGATTCCTTGAAGAGTATCATCAAGAAAAGAGATATACAGCTGAACTTCAAAAGGAACTTAATTGAAATCAAACCAGAAACAAAGGAAGCCATCTTTGAAGTCCTGGATGGTTCCCAGACTGAGAAGAAGTTGGAAACTTATCag TATGACATGATTCATGTGACACCTCCCATGGGACCACCAGATTGCCTACTGGGAAGTCCTATTTCTGATGGAAATGGATTTGTGGATGTTGACAAGATCACCATGAGACATAAAAAGTATCCAAACATATTTGCCCTCGGTGACTGTGCCAATTCACCCAATGGCAAGACTGCAGCAGCAGTTGCTGGTCAGAGTGGTGTaataaaggaaaacttgtttgCCTTACTGGATGGAAAACCCATGCCAGCTCAG TATGATGGATACACATCATGTCCTCTTGTCACCGGTCACAGCAAACTGATCTTGGCTGAATTTGACTACAACGGCAACCCCTTGGAAACGTTTCCTTTTGATCAAGGAAAG GAGCGGTACACAATGTACTACATGAAGAAAGATATTCTCCCAGAAGTCTACTGGAATGGATTGGTCAA GGGCCTTTGGCCAGGAGTTACATCACTTAGGAAGACTCTTCATTTGGGATTGAAGGATTAG
- the LOC141864258 gene encoding GSK3-beta interaction protein-like isoform X2 yields MAKSFDMDEEEIDFRVEAEAVMKDIGFTVKSINISSKLPASRECVYLNVLTKESKCLCVELSVLGFLVVGERFDENIATSASKYYETINALLDSISPGYCHSFGEALVQRLSSLQTAVDGQVNSPVPDK; encoded by the exons ATGGCAAAATCCTTTGACATGGACGAGGAGGAAATCGACTTCAGAGTGGAGGCTGAGGCGGTCATGAAAGACATCGGGTTTACAGTGAAATCAATCAATATTTCAAGCAAACTTCCTGCCTCTAGAGAGTGTGTTTACCTGAATGTTCTGACCAAGGAAAGCAAATGTCTTTGTGTCGAGCTTAGCGTGCTAGGATTTCTG GTAGTTGGAGAAAGATTTGACGAGAATATAGCAACCAGTGCGTCTAAATATTATGAAACAATAAATGCCTTGTTGGACTCCATCAGTCCTGGGTATTGCCATTCATTTGGTGAAGCACTTGTACAGAGACTTTCTTCACTCCAAACTGCTGTGGATGGTCAAGTTAACTCACCTGTACCAGACAAATAA